The Croceicoccus marinus genome contains a region encoding:
- a CDS encoding Gfo/Idh/MocA family protein: MKANRRDVVMGMGAGFAAAYSLGSAGKLSAAQPRRKLGYAIVGLGSYATNQIMPRIGGCEHAKLTALVSGTPEKLARYGAEYGIPSTHHYNYANFDSIRDNPDIDIVYVVLPNSMHAEYTIRAAQAGKHVMCEKPMAISSAECEAMIAACRKAGTRLMIGYRSQFEPHNLYAMALAQRGDLGPTQIITSEHGFYAQPNQWRLERPLSGGGSLMDIGIYSLQAARYLAGEEPTEVMAMETTDRSDPRFATVEDRIDFQLRFPSGVMASCVSSYSSNHNNYRFHGRDGFLRAEPATSYDGHQFWVHRDGETREVVLPPPPKNQFAAQLDHLPEAIFAGVEPRASGEEGLRDMRIIEAIYQSAREGRAIRLAGS; encoded by the coding sequence ATGAAGGCAAATCGGCGGGATGTTGTGATGGGAATGGGCGCGGGCTTTGCCGCCGCCTATAGCCTTGGATCTGCAGGTAAACTGTCGGCCGCGCAGCCGCGGCGCAAGCTGGGCTATGCGATCGTGGGGCTCGGCTCCTATGCCACCAACCAGATCATGCCGCGGATCGGCGGCTGCGAACACGCCAAACTGACCGCACTGGTCAGCGGGACGCCGGAAAAACTAGCCCGCTATGGCGCCGAATACGGCATCCCCAGCACGCATCACTATAATTACGCCAACTTCGATTCCATCCGCGACAATCCGGACATCGACATCGTCTATGTCGTGCTGCCCAATTCCATGCACGCCGAATATACGATCCGCGCGGCGCAGGCGGGCAAGCATGTCATGTGCGAAAAGCCGATGGCAATCAGCTCGGCGGAGTGCGAGGCGATGATCGCCGCCTGCCGCAAGGCGGGCACCAGGCTGATGATAGGTTACCGATCGCAGTTCGAACCGCACAATCTGTATGCGATGGCGCTGGCGCAACGCGGCGACCTTGGACCGACGCAGATCATCACTTCGGAACATGGCTTCTATGCGCAGCCGAACCAGTGGCGGCTGGAACGTCCGTTGTCGGGCGGCGGATCGCTGATGGATATCGGGATCTACAGCCTTCAGGCCGCGCGCTATCTGGCGGGTGAGGAGCCGACCGAGGTCATGGCCATGGAAACCACCGACCGCAGCGACCCCCGATTCGCCACGGTCGAGGACCGGATCGATTTCCAGCTTCGCTTCCCCTCGGGCGTGATGGCAAGCTGCGTCAGTTCCTATTCGTCGAACCACAACAACTATCGCTTCCACGGCAGGGACGGTTTCCTGCGGGCCGAACCCGCCACTTCGTATGACGGACACCAGTTCTGGGTGCATCGCGATGGAGAGACTCGGGAAGTCGTCCTGCCACCGCCTCCCAAGAACCAGTTCGCGGCGCAGCTTGACCATCTGCCCGAAGCGATCTTCGCCGGGGTCGAGCCGCGCGCATCAGGCGAAGAAGGCCTGCGCGACATGCGGATCATCGAGGCGATCTACCAGTCCGCGCGCGAGGGCCGCGCCATCCGGCTCGCGGGATCGTGA